Proteins from a genomic interval of Granulicella sp. L56:
- a CDS encoding P-II family nitrogen regulator, with the protein MTKIEAIVRPNKFDAIKEALSDLGVEGMTVGEVRGHGRQKGHTETYRGREYEVSLIPKLRVEIVVPDERVEPIIEAIIKHGATGEIGDGKIFLFKAEDAIRIRNQERGERAL; encoded by the coding sequence ATGACAAAAATAGAGGCGATTGTAAGACCAAACAAATTTGACGCGATCAAAGAAGCACTCTCGGATCTCGGTGTCGAGGGCATGACAGTAGGAGAGGTTCGCGGGCATGGCAGGCAGAAAGGCCACACCGAAACTTATCGCGGGCGAGAGTATGAAGTCAGCCTCATTCCCAAGCTGCGCGTCGAAATCGTTGTCCCTGACGAGCGTGTCGAGCCAATCATCGAAGCCATCATCAAACATGGTGCGACGGGAGAGATAGGTGATGGAAAGATATTCCTCTTCAAAGCCGAAGACGCGATTCGTATAAGAAACCAGGAACGCGGAGAGCGGGCCTTGTAG
- a CDS encoding ammonium transporter encodes MSQTVNQAVRLSFPQKISRLGERLHEAQWRRYGMVLLAGKVLGVAAVMLVATFITELCFTNVLAADSPVKAADIVNPVNTMWTLVAAFLVFGMQVGFTMLEAGFCRSRETVNVLMECIVDTCLCGLLFYAIGFSFMFSHGNGFIGYHWFFLKDIPATYESTGVSFLAFWIFQFAFADTCSTITSGAMIGRTGFVGDLLYSLGVSGFIYPIIGHWAWGPDGFLATMGSTGFFLPTLGQSFHDFAGSTVVHTIGGMVALAGAIVLGPRLGRKFKRDGGGPMLPHDLTIAASGGLLLWFGWYGFNPGSTLSAMDFEGIGRISANTTLAACAAGLTAMTFAYFMSKKWDISFTVNGFLAGLVAITCPCYWVSPTGSIILGGIAGIIVVLGVELLEWLRIDDPIGAVPVHGLCGIWGTLSLGFFAVGKYGATGPLAPDNSAPLRGLFYGGGLTLLKAQFIGSAIITVSTFAVAMLLMWVVNLTGTLRVSKEGELYGIDLHEHGISAYPEYVITALGSPSGMTDGR; translated from the coding sequence ATGTCACAAACAGTGAACCAGGCAGTAAGACTATCCTTCCCGCAGAAGATCAGCCGATTGGGCGAGCGCCTGCACGAGGCTCAGTGGCGCCGTTACGGCATGGTTCTGCTCGCCGGCAAGGTGCTTGGTGTTGCGGCCGTCATGCTGGTCGCCACCTTTATCACCGAGCTCTGCTTTACCAACGTGTTGGCTGCCGATTCACCGGTCAAAGCAGCCGATATCGTCAACCCAGTCAACACCATGTGGACGCTGGTCGCGGCCTTCCTTGTTTTCGGAATGCAAGTCGGCTTCACCATGCTTGAGGCTGGCTTTTGTCGATCTCGAGAGACGGTCAACGTGTTGATGGAGTGTATCGTCGATACCTGTCTCTGTGGCCTGCTCTTCTATGCCATCGGCTTCTCATTCATGTTCAGCCATGGCAATGGCTTCATCGGCTATCATTGGTTCTTTCTGAAAGATATCCCGGCAACTTACGAGTCCACCGGCGTCAGCTTCCTGGCCTTCTGGATCTTCCAGTTCGCCTTCGCTGATACCTGCTCCACCATCACCTCGGGAGCGATGATCGGACGTACCGGTTTTGTCGGAGACTTGCTCTACAGTCTTGGCGTCTCCGGCTTCATCTATCCCATCATCGGCCACTGGGCATGGGGCCCGGACGGTTTCCTCGCAACCATGGGAAGCACCGGCTTCTTTCTTCCCACCCTCGGCCAAAGCTTTCACGATTTCGCTGGCTCGACAGTCGTACATACCATCGGCGGCATGGTCGCTCTTGCGGGGGCAATCGTTCTTGGCCCGCGCCTTGGTCGCAAGTTCAAGCGCGATGGCGGCGGCCCTATGCTTCCTCATGACCTTACGATTGCTGCATCGGGCGGCTTGCTTCTCTGGTTCGGCTGGTACGGATTCAACCCTGGCAGCACGCTCTCCGCAATGGACTTTGAGGGCATCGGCAGAATCTCTGCAAATACAACCCTCGCCGCCTGCGCTGCTGGCCTCACTGCCATGACGTTCGCTTACTTCATGAGCAAGAAATGGGATATCAGCTTCACGGTCAATGGCTTCCTTGCGGGACTTGTGGCAATTACCTGCCCTTGCTATTGGGTAAGTCCAACCGGGTCGATTATTCTGGGTGGTATCGCTGGCATTATCGTTGTGTTGGGAGTCGAGTTACTGGAGTGGCTCCGCATCGACGATCCTATCGGCGCGGTTCCCGTTCATGGACTGTGCGGCATATGGGGCACGCTCTCTCTCGGCTTCTTCGCCGTGGGTAAGTACGGTGCCACCGGGCCACTCGCTCCGGACAACAGCGCACCGCTGAGAGGTCTCTTCTACGGTGGCGGGTTGACGCTCCTCAAGGCACAGTTCATTGGGAGCGCGATCATTACTGTATCGACCTTTGCGGTAGCCATGCTGCTCATGTGGGTGGTCAATCTCACCGGTACGCTGCGTGTATCGAAAGAGGGCGAACTCTACGGCATCGATCTGCACGAGCACGGCATCTCAGCGTATCCCGAATACGTCATCACCGCCCTTGGCTCACCTTCGGGCATGACGGACGGCAGATAG
- a CDS encoding porin, translating to MIAALACCAGALLTTQHSQAQDASPPPPPSSTAPATPPSTAPAAAPAAAAPSVWSVGGIDFSGLVDGYYNFNANHPPDSTNGNQLHNFDYDANTFSLNMAKLTMSHDPDPVGFRIDLGFGKAFNEILSTEPNFKHLEQAFVSWKPTKGKGFEADFGEFVTSAGAEVIETKDNWNYSRSLLFSLAIPYYHVGLRTSMPLTKSFTAGVQVVNGWNNFSDNNSGKTIGLTGVYTKPKYTLSTNYYVGPENNKTNKGYRNLFDTTLLLTPSPKVSAYINYDYGQNRNADVIDSEVATPQYETTDLSHWQGIAAALHYQATGKVAFTPRFEYFKDESGFSTGTVQNVNEFTLTGEYKMPEGLLARLEFRRDDSDQPYFVKGSRLVNAQSTLEAGVVAFFGPKR from the coding sequence ATGATCGCGGCCTTGGCATGTTGCGCCGGAGCACTTTTAACTACGCAGCACTCCCAGGCACAGGACGCATCTCCACCCCCTCCTCCGTCAAGCACAGCACCCGCGACACCTCCCAGCACAGCACCGGCTGCTGCTCCCGCCGCTGCCGCACCGTCGGTCTGGAGCGTTGGCGGAATCGACTTCAGCGGTCTCGTCGATGGCTATTACAACTTCAATGCGAACCATCCGCCCGATAGCACCAACGGAAACCAGCTCCACAACTTCGACTATGACGCCAATACCTTTAGCTTGAATATGGCCAAGCTGACGATGTCTCACGATCCCGATCCCGTGGGATTCCGGATCGATCTTGGGTTTGGGAAAGCTTTCAACGAAATCCTCAGCACCGAGCCGAACTTCAAGCATCTGGAGCAAGCGTTCGTTAGCTGGAAACCCACCAAGGGCAAGGGATTTGAGGCTGACTTCGGTGAGTTTGTAACCTCGGCTGGCGCAGAAGTAATTGAGACGAAGGACAACTGGAACTACTCACGCTCACTGCTGTTCTCGCTGGCAATTCCCTACTACCATGTCGGACTTCGCACTTCTATGCCACTGACCAAAAGCTTTACCGCCGGAGTTCAAGTTGTAAATGGATGGAATAACTTCAGCGATAACAACAGCGGCAAAACCATTGGACTTACTGGTGTTTACACCAAGCCAAAGTACACGCTGAGCACGAACTACTATGTCGGTCCCGAGAACAACAAAACCAACAAGGGATATCGTAATCTTTTCGATACCACACTGTTGCTGACACCAAGTCCGAAGGTCAGCGCGTATATCAATTACGACTATGGCCAGAACCGGAATGCAGACGTCATCGATAGCGAAGTTGCGACTCCACAGTACGAGACGACCGATCTGTCTCACTGGCAAGGCATCGCTGCGGCTCTGCATTATCAGGCCACAGGTAAAGTTGCCTTTACCCCTCGCTTTGAATACTTCAAGGACGAGTCGGGGTTCTCAACCGGGACAGTGCAAAATGTCAACGAATTTACTTTGACCGGAGAATACAAGATGCCAGAAGGACTTCTGGCACGGCTTGAATTCCGCCGCGATGACTCCGACCAACCGTATTTCGTAAAAGGCAGCCGCCTCGTAAATGCTCAATCAACTTTAGAGGCTGGAGTAGTCGCCTTCTTCGGACCAAAGAGGTAG
- a CDS encoding glutamine synthetase family protein, which yields MSTVLRNFLELSYAELEELNLEAKEQRRNRVAADVIQEARLKYLTDTPGIKAVTVLFSDLEGRLHMLDYDKKFLLKSWDNLTFDGSSIRGFTAQRESDLRLALDWSAFYWAPSDVFGAGKVLVFGEVIDKGGAPYSADIRGLLKQFSNKLHAEHGYTLNAANEIEGFLFEGADAERCFHDTGDFKYVNTGGYYHSLPGDPLRTFIDTAAEVQRAMGFENEKDHPEVAPSQFEINYSYGEVVAAADQIQLYKLICRQVATQMGMTASFLPKPVVGVNGSGMHTNISISKNKKNLFWDAKGEEKISKFAWQFVDRILTHGNDICLLLNASVNSYRRLDPHFEAPNQIKASATDRGSMVRIPIGNEKSARVEVRSVGPDANPYMVLYSVFKSGLDGDTAKIKNLRQAERYLPDNIYTALEGFRSSKWTTELLGEDVKARYADLKQASADRCPRLLGTIVKVPEVQFHHDVYNQLLWGQF from the coding sequence ATGTCGACTGTACTTCGAAATTTTCTTGAGCTTTCCTATGCAGAACTGGAAGAGCTCAACCTTGAGGCTAAAGAGCAGCGGCGCAACCGTGTAGCCGCTGATGTCATCCAGGAGGCGCGACTCAAATACTTAACGGATACTCCGGGCATCAAGGCCGTAACCGTCCTGTTCAGCGACCTCGAAGGCCGGCTGCACATGCTGGACTACGATAAAAAGTTCCTGCTCAAAAGCTGGGACAATCTGACCTTCGACGGATCGTCGATTCGCGGCTTTACCGCCCAGCGAGAAAGCGATCTGCGTTTGGCCCTGGACTGGAGCGCCTTTTACTGGGCTCCGTCCGATGTCTTCGGCGCAGGCAAAGTGCTTGTCTTTGGCGAAGTCATCGACAAGGGCGGCGCTCCCTACAGCGCTGACATCCGCGGATTGTTGAAGCAGTTCTCGAATAAGTTGCATGCAGAGCATGGCTACACGCTGAATGCAGCGAACGAGATCGAAGGCTTTCTATTTGAAGGAGCCGATGCAGAGCGCTGCTTCCATGACACAGGCGACTTCAAGTATGTGAATACCGGAGGCTACTATCACTCGCTTCCCGGCGACCCGTTACGCACCTTCATCGATACCGCAGCCGAAGTGCAGCGGGCGATGGGCTTTGAAAACGAGAAGGACCATCCCGAGGTTGCGCCGTCGCAGTTCGAGATCAACTATAGCTACGGAGAGGTGGTCGCAGCGGCCGATCAGATTCAGCTTTACAAGCTGATCTGTCGGCAGGTTGCGACACAGATGGGCATGACCGCGAGCTTCCTGCCGAAGCCTGTGGTCGGTGTCAACGGCAGCGGGATGCACACGAACATCTCCATCTCGAAGAACAAGAAGAACCTCTTCTGGGATGCAAAGGGTGAAGAGAAAATCTCGAAGTTTGCATGGCAATTTGTGGACCGCATTCTGACGCATGGCAACGACATCTGTCTTCTGCTGAATGCGAGTGTCAATTCGTATCGCAGGCTTGATCCCCACTTCGAAGCTCCCAACCAGATTAAGGCTTCGGCAACGGATCGTGGCTCCATGGTGCGCATCCCTATCGGCAACGAGAAAAGCGCGCGCGTCGAGGTGCGTTCGGTCGGGCCAGATGCGAATCCTTATATGGTGCTGTATTCGGTCTTCAAGAGCGGACTCGATGGAGATACCGCGAAGATCAAGAACCTGCGCCAGGCAGAACGTTATCTGCCCGACAACATCTACACCGCGCTTGAAGGTTTCCGTAGCTCCAAATGGACGACTGAGCTGTTGGGTGAAGATGTCAAGGCCCGCTACGCCGATCTGAAGCAGGCATCTGCGGATCGCTGCCCTCGCTTGTTGGGCACAATCGTCAAAGTGCCTGAGGTGCAGTTCCATCACGATGTCTATAACCAGCTTCTCTGGGGCCAGTTCTAA